One genomic region from Yersinia canariae encodes:
- a CDS encoding mannose/fructose/sorbose PTS transporter subunit IIB has protein sequence MKINLARIDDRLIHGQVTTVWAKEAKAERIIICSDEVYNDEIRRTLLKQAAPPGIKVNVVNIEKAVAVYHNPNYVNDTVFYLFTNPTDVLRLVDQGVKIGVINIGGMAFKQGKTQLTKAVSVDQNDINAFYALAERGVHLDLRVVTSDPNVDVIKKLRELESK, from the coding sequence ATGAAAATCAATCTGGCAAGAATTGACGACCGGCTGATTCATGGTCAGGTCACCACGGTTTGGGCTAAAGAAGCCAAAGCCGAGCGTATTATTATTTGTAGCGATGAAGTTTATAACGATGAGATCCGGAGAACACTACTAAAACAGGCGGCCCCTCCGGGAATCAAAGTTAATGTCGTCAATATTGAAAAAGCAGTAGCTGTTTATCACAACCCAAATTATGTTAATGATACTGTTTTTTATTTATTCACCAATCCAACTGATGTTTTACGACTGGTGGATCAGGGGGTAAAAATTGGCGTAATTAATATTGGCGGCATGGCATTTAAACAAGGGAAAACACAATTAACCAAAGCGGTATCTGTTGATCAAAATGATATTAACGCTTTTTATGCATTAGCGGAGCGTGGCGTTCATTTAGATTTACGAGTGGTCACATCTGACCCTAATGTGGATGTGATTAAAAAATTACGCGAGCTGGAGTCTAAATAA
- a CDS encoding cupin domain-containing protein, with amino-acid sequence MKKNGDNGGFVLSDLGMRLRHARLAQDITLKQLALKVGCSESLLSKLENEVASPSLAMLHRLASALETNISDLMAESWVADSPVLKPEQRVRKRFVHRNKKGGIALENLTHHHKGGLLQGNIHIIEPGVASDGQIEHHGEEMGYVLEGEIALFLGEETYTLAVGDSFYFPSNVPHGYRNIGESVAKVLWVNTPVTF; translated from the coding sequence ATGAAAAAAAACGGCGATAACGGCGGTTTTGTTTTATCTGATTTAGGGATGCGTTTACGTCATGCTCGTTTAGCGCAGGACATCACGCTAAAGCAGCTTGCACTTAAGGTGGGGTGCTCAGAGAGTTTATTATCGAAACTGGAAAATGAGGTGGCTTCTCCCTCTTTGGCCATGCTGCACCGGCTGGCCAGTGCTCTGGAAACCAATATTTCTGATTTGATGGCAGAAAGCTGGGTGGCGGATTCACCAGTATTGAAGCCAGAACAACGTGTTCGTAAACGATTTGTCCATCGTAACAAGAAAGGCGGTATTGCACTGGAAAACCTGACTCATCATCATAAAGGGGGGTTATTGCAGGGAAATATTCATATCATTGAGCCCGGTGTCGCCAGTGACGGGCAGATAGAGCATCATGGCGAGGAGATGGGTTATGTGCTGGAAGGGGAAATTGCACTCTTTTTAGGTGAAGAGACTTACACCCTTGCTGTTGGCGATTCCTTTTATTTCCCCAGCAATGTGCCTCACGGTTATCGCAATATTGGTGAGTCAGTTGCAAAAGTGTTGTGGGTGAATACGCCAGTAACTTTCTAA
- the fusA gene encoding elongation factor G, producing MARKTPIERYRNIGISAHIDAGKTTTTERILFYTGVSHKLGEVHDGGATTDWMAQEQERGITITSAAVTCFWKGMDRTLPEHRINIIDTPGHVDFTIEVERSMRVLDGAVMVYDAVGGVQPQSETVWRQANKYRVPRLAFVNKMDRPGADFFRVRQMMIDRLKANPVPIVIPIGSEEHFTGVVDLRLMRAIIWDEASQGMTFSYEPIPENLLATANEWREKMVSEAAEASEALMTEYLETGDLTVDEITQGLRIRTIAGEIQPMMCGSAFKNKGVQRMLDAVVELMPSPVDIPPVSGTDEDGNEVSRKADDNEKFSALAFKLMTDPYVGQLTFVRVYSGVLTKGDSVYNPIRGKKERIGRIVQMHANNRIEVDEIRAGDIAACVGLKDVTTGETLCDPDAVITLVRMEFPEPVISQAIEPKTKADQEKMGIALQRLASEDPSFRIRTDEESGQTIISGMGELHLEIIVDRMKREFGVEANIGKPQVTYRETVRKTVTDVDGKFVRQSGGKGQYGHVVFTLEPQEPGSGIAFVDATKGGVVPREFIGAVEKGVLEATNTGVLAGYPVVDVKVTLTFGSYHEVDSSELAFKMAAIFGFKEAAKRASPVILEPVMSVEVETPEEYAGNVMGDLSSRRGLVQGMEEMVGGGKIIRAEVPLSEMFGYSTTLRSMSQGRATYTMEFKHYAEAPRNVADAIIAARGTKA from the coding sequence ATGGCACGTAAAACTCCTATCGAGCGCTATCGCAACATTGGTATCTCAGCCCACATCGACGCCGGTAAAACGACCACTACCGAGCGTATTTTGTTCTACACCGGCGTCAGTCATAAGCTGGGTGAAGTGCATGATGGCGGCGCGACTACTGACTGGATGGCACAGGAGCAGGAACGTGGCATTACCATTACATCGGCTGCCGTGACCTGCTTTTGGAAAGGTATGGACAGAACCTTACCCGAGCACCGCATCAACATTATCGACACCCCTGGGCACGTAGATTTCACGATAGAAGTGGAGCGGTCCATGCGGGTACTCGACGGCGCTGTCATGGTGTATGACGCGGTAGGTGGTGTGCAGCCGCAATCCGAAACTGTCTGGCGTCAAGCTAATAAATACCGCGTTCCGCGTTTAGCATTCGTCAACAAAATGGATCGCCCCGGCGCTGACTTTTTCCGTGTACGCCAGATGATGATTGATCGTCTGAAAGCCAATCCAGTGCCTATTGTTATTCCGATCGGCAGTGAAGAGCACTTCACCGGCGTGGTCGATTTGCGGCTTATGCGCGCCATTATTTGGGATGAAGCTTCTCAGGGCATGACTTTTAGTTACGAGCCAATTCCGGAAAACTTATTGGCAACCGCCAATGAATGGCGCGAGAAAATGGTCTCCGAAGCGGCTGAAGCTTCTGAAGCGCTGATGACAGAATATCTGGAAACCGGTGACCTGACAGTGGATGAAATCACCCAAGGTCTGCGAATTCGGACCATTGCCGGCGAAATTCAGCCAATGATGTGCGGCAGTGCCTTTAAGAACAAAGGCGTGCAGCGCATGCTGGATGCGGTGGTTGAATTGATGCCATCGCCAGTTGATATTCCGCCCGTCAGTGGTACAGATGAAGATGGCAACGAAGTGAGCCGTAAAGCCGATGATAATGAAAAATTCTCGGCGCTGGCGTTCAAACTGATGACCGATCCGTATGTCGGGCAGCTAACTTTCGTGCGTGTTTACTCTGGGGTGCTGACCAAAGGCGACAGTGTTTATAACCCGATTCGGGGCAAAAAAGAGCGTATTGGCCGTATCGTTCAGATGCACGCTAATAACCGGATTGAAGTAGATGAAATCCGTGCCGGTGATATCGCCGCGTGTGTTGGTTTGAAGGATGTTACCACCGGAGAAACGCTGTGTGACCCGGATGCAGTGATTACTCTGGTGCGCATGGAGTTCCCTGAGCCGGTCATTTCGCAAGCGATTGAACCGAAGACTAAAGCTGATCAGGAGAAAATGGGGATCGCACTGCAAAGACTGGCATCTGAAGACCCGTCGTTTCGTATCCGTACTGACGAAGAGTCCGGCCAGACTATTATTTCCGGCATGGGTGAATTGCATCTGGAAATCATCGTCGACCGCATGAAACGTGAGTTCGGTGTGGAAGCCAACATCGGTAAACCGCAGGTGACTTACCGCGAAACAGTGCGTAAAACCGTGACAGATGTTGACGGCAAATTTGTTCGTCAGTCGGGCGGTAAAGGGCAATATGGCCATGTGGTCTTTACCCTCGAACCACAGGAACCGGGTAGCGGCATTGCCTTTGTCGATGCGACTAAAGGCGGCGTGGTGCCTCGTGAGTTTATCGGAGCAGTCGAGAAAGGGGTGCTTGAGGCGACCAATACTGGGGTTCTGGCCGGTTATCCGGTAGTGGATGTGAAAGTGACCCTGACATTCGGCTCCTATCACGAAGTGGATTCATCAGAACTGGCGTTTAAAATGGCCGCCATCTTTGGTTTCAAAGAAGCTGCCAAACGCGCTTCTCCGGTAATTCTGGAGCCTGTAATGAGTGTCGAGGTGGAAACTCCTGAAGAGTACGCCGGTAACGTGATGGGTGACCTTTCCTCTCGCCGTGGCTTGGTGCAAGGAATGGAAGAAATGGTCGGTGGCGGGAAAATAATTCGTGCGGAAGTGCCGTTATCTGAAATGTTTGGTTACTCCACGACATTACGCTCTATGTCACAGGGCCGTGCAACTTATACGATGGAATTCAAACATTATGCAGAAGCACCGCGTAATGTTGCTGATGCCATTATTGCCGCGCGAGGCACGAAAGCCTAA
- a CDS encoding zinc-binding dehydrogenase: MKTKALRLYGKNDLRLESFNLPEMGDDEILATVVTDSICLSSWKEANLGADHKKVPDNVAENPIIIGHEFCGDILQVGKKWQHKFKPGSRYVIQANLQLPDRPDCPGYSFPYVGGEATHVIIPNEVMEQDCLLPYGGESYFEGSLVEPLSCVIGAFNANYHLVPGTYQHKMGIKPGGNVLILGGTGPMGLLAIDYALHGPVNPQLLVITDRHQQKLDYAARLYPSESQTQVHYLNTKQTDDQFERLMALTDGKGYDDIFVFVPSAELVTLASSLLAPDGCFNFFAGPQDKNFMASVNFYDIHYSFTHYVGTSGGNTDDMREAVKLIEAKKVNAGKVVSHILGLNDAAETTLNLPQIIGGKKLVYTGKNMPLTSLSELMSTDQDSPLLQELQIILRKTDGLWSKEAEDFVLAQAQEI, from the coding sequence ATGAAAACTAAAGCACTGCGTTTGTATGGCAAAAATGACCTGCGGCTGGAAAGCTTTAATTTACCGGAAATGGGAGATGATGAGATTTTGGCAACGGTTGTGACCGACAGTATTTGTCTCTCTTCGTGGAAAGAAGCTAATTTGGGTGCTGACCATAAAAAAGTGCCAGATAATGTGGCGGAAAATCCGATTATTATTGGCCATGAATTTTGCGGCGATATTCTTCAAGTCGGTAAAAAATGGCAACATAAATTTAAACCCGGTAGCCGTTATGTCATTCAGGCTAATCTGCAATTACCCGACCGCCCAGATTGCCCCGGATATTCATTCCCTTATGTGGGGGGTGAAGCTACCCATGTGATTATTCCCAACGAAGTCATGGAACAAGACTGTTTACTGCCGTATGGAGGTGAAAGTTATTTTGAAGGTTCACTGGTAGAGCCACTTTCTTGCGTTATCGGCGCATTTAATGCCAATTACCATCTGGTTCCCGGTACTTATCAACATAAAATGGGTATCAAACCGGGCGGTAATGTGTTGATTCTTGGCGGCACCGGCCCAATGGGATTATTAGCCATTGATTATGCTTTGCACGGGCCGGTTAATCCGCAATTATTGGTCATTACAGACCGCCATCAGCAAAAACTGGACTATGCCGCCCGCTTGTATCCAAGCGAGTCACAGACTCAGGTGCATTACCTTAATACTAAACAAACTGATGACCAGTTTGAACGTTTAATGGCCCTGACGGATGGTAAAGGCTATGACGATATATTTGTTTTCGTGCCTTCAGCTGAATTAGTCACATTGGCATCTAGCTTATTGGCACCAGATGGTTGCTTTAACTTCTTTGCTGGCCCGCAGGATAAGAATTTTATGGCGTCGGTTAATTTCTACGATATCCATTATTCCTTTACCCATTATGTCGGCACCTCTGGGGGCAATACCGACGACATGCGGGAAGCAGTGAAGTTAATTGAAGCGAAGAAGGTTAATGCCGGGAAAGTGGTCTCTCATATTCTGGGGCTAAATGATGCGGCGGAAACCACATTGAACTTACCGCAAATTATTGGTGGTAAGAAGTTGGTTTATACCGGCAAAAACATGCCACTGACGTCATTAAGTGAACTGATGAGTACTGATCAAGATTCGCCATTATTACAAGAACTACAGATTATTTTGCGTAAAACAGATGGATTGTGGTCAAAAGAAGCGGAAGACTTTGTTTTGGCGCAGGCCCAAGAGATTTAG
- a CDS encoding PTS system mannose/fructose/sorbose family transporter subunit IID — MTILNKRLTRSDLFKMFLRSNLQQASFNYERIHGLGFCYDMVPAIKRLYPLKEDQIAALKRHLVFFNTTPAVCGPVIGVTAAMEEARANGADIDEGAINSLKVGLMGPLAGVGDPLIWGTLRPITAALGASLALNGNVLGPILFFLSFNSVRLALKWFGLQYGFVKGINIVKDLGGNLLQKLTEGASILGLFIMGVLVTKWTSINVPLVISKTPGHDGTTVTMTVQNILDQLCPGLLALGLTLLMMRLLKRKINPIWLIFSLFGLGIVGSWLGILS; from the coding sequence ATGACCATATTAAACAAACGATTAACCCGGTCTGATCTGTTTAAAATGTTTTTACGCAGTAACTTACAACAGGCCTCTTTTAACTATGAACGTATTCACGGTTTGGGCTTTTGCTATGACATGGTGCCAGCAATTAAGCGCTTGTATCCGCTGAAAGAAGACCAAATTGCCGCCCTGAAACGCCATTTAGTGTTCTTTAACACGACCCCGGCAGTCTGTGGGCCTGTGATCGGCGTCACTGCGGCAATGGAAGAAGCGCGCGCCAATGGCGCAGATATTGATGAAGGGGCAATAAATAGTCTGAAAGTCGGGCTGATGGGGCCGCTGGCGGGGGTCGGTGACCCGCTAATTTGGGGAACTTTGCGCCCAATAACAGCTGCGTTGGGGGCTTCGCTGGCACTGAACGGCAATGTGCTAGGGCCAATTTTATTCTTCCTGTCCTTTAACTCTGTGCGCCTGGCATTGAAATGGTTCGGCCTGCAATACGGTTTCGTCAAAGGGATCAATATCGTCAAAGACCTTGGCGGGAATTTGCTACAAAAACTGACCGAAGGTGCCTCCATCCTGGGCTTGTTTATCATGGGGGTATTGGTCACCAAATGGACAAGTATCAATGTGCCACTGGTGATATCGAAAACACCCGGCCACGACGGTACAACCGTGACCATGACCGTGCAAAACATTCTGGATCAGCTTTGCCCTGGTTTGCTGGCGCTAGGGCTGACTCTGTTAATGATGCGCCTACTCAAACGCAAAATTAACCCTATCTGGCTTATCTTCTCCCTGTTTGGCCTCGGAATTGTAGGCTCATGGCTTGGCATTCTGTCTTGA
- a CDS encoding PTS sugar transporter subunit IIA, whose product MVNVIFCAHGDLAVSMLNSVNMVYGETQNITPLLFNRGENAEDLVKKMQDVMANNQNDAWLIAVDLQGGSPYNAAARLAFSDNRIHVVSGLSLPLALEIADNQQGMAAKELTEYLLDIGTQCVQSFRHQQNSEEEEADFI is encoded by the coding sequence ATGGTTAATGTCATTTTTTGTGCTCACGGCGATTTAGCCGTTTCGATGCTCAATTCCGTCAATATGGTGTATGGCGAGACACAAAATATTACTCCACTGCTGTTTAACCGTGGTGAAAACGCCGAAGACTTAGTGAAAAAAATGCAGGATGTTATGGCAAATAATCAAAATGACGCCTGGCTGATTGCGGTGGACTTACAAGGTGGTAGCCCTTATAACGCGGCAGCACGTCTGGCATTCAGTGATAATCGTATTCATGTTGTTAGTGGATTATCGCTACCTTTAGCACTGGAAATTGCTGATAACCAGCAAGGAATGGCGGCAAAAGAACTGACTGAATATTTACTCGATATCGGTACGCAGTGTGTGCAGTCATTCCGTCACCAACAAAATAGCGAAGAAGAAGAGGCCGACTTTATATGA
- a CDS encoding PTS mannose/fructose/sorbose transporter subunit IIC produces MEISLLQIILIFIFSCIAGIGSVLDEFQTHRPLIACTITGLILGDMTTGVILGGTLELIALGWMNVGAAQSPDSALASIISTILVIVGHQNIATGIAIALPVAAAGQVLTVFARTITVAFQHAADRAAEKANFAMIDFMHVSALLVQAMRVAIPVLIVSIFVSADTVSHMLNAIPTVVTHGLQIAGGFIVVVGYAMVLNMMGVKYLMPFFFLGFIVGGYLGFSLLAFGGIGLIIALLYIQLNPLYQKPAAPVAQASQAKLDELED; encoded by the coding sequence ATGGAAATAAGTTTACTACAAATAATCTTAATCTTTATTTTCTCATGTATTGCCGGTATCGGCAGCGTGCTGGATGAATTCCAAACTCACCGGCCATTAATCGCTTGTACGATTACCGGCTTGATTCTTGGCGATATGACTACCGGCGTTATCCTCGGCGGTACGCTGGAATTAATTGCTCTCGGTTGGATGAATGTCGGGGCCGCGCAATCTCCTGATTCCGCCCTTGCCAGTATTATTTCAACCATTTTGGTTATTGTCGGTCACCAGAATATCGCCACCGGGATCGCCATTGCCCTGCCAGTAGCTGCCGCTGGCCAAGTTCTGACAGTTTTTGCCCGCACAATCACTGTAGCGTTCCAACACGCAGCAGACAGAGCGGCGGAAAAAGCCAATTTTGCCATGATTGATTTTATGCATGTGTCGGCATTGCTGGTTCAGGCCATGAGAGTCGCCATTCCGGTATTGATCGTTTCTATCTTTGTCAGCGCCGATACCGTCAGCCATATGCTTAACGCAATTCCAACTGTGGTGACCCATGGGTTGCAAATTGCTGGCGGATTTATCGTCGTCGTCGGTTACGCCATGGTACTTAACATGATGGGCGTAAAATATCTTATGCCATTCTTTTTTCTCGGCTTTATTGTCGGAGGTTACCTCGGTTTCAGTCTGCTCGCATTCGGCGGTATCGGTCTGATTATTGCCTTGCTGTATATCCAGTTAAACCCGCTTTATCAGAAACCGGCAGCGCCTGTAGCCCAAGCTAGCCAAGCCAAACTTGATGAATTAGAAGACTAG
- a CDS encoding ArsR/SmtB family transcription factor, with translation MIANHPEREQIRLENVLTALGNPLRLAVVRRLAAGGEHACGTLVQGLSKSTLTHHWRVLRESGVIWQRPCGRESLLSLRRDDIDARFPGLLDVLLNAVANDATTDESTAKHLPEE, from the coding sequence ATGATTGCAAATCACCCTGAGCGTGAGCAGATCCGTTTGGAAAATGTGCTGACGGCTTTAGGTAATCCACTACGACTGGCTGTGGTGCGTAGGTTGGCGGCAGGGGGCGAACATGCTTGTGGCACTCTGGTGCAGGGGCTGTCTAAATCGACGTTAACCCACCATTGGCGCGTGCTGCGCGAAAGTGGCGTTATCTGGCAACGGCCCTGTGGACGTGAGAGTTTGTTATCACTGCGGCGCGATGATATTGATGCCCGTTTCCCCGGTTTGTTGGATGTGCTGCTCAATGCGGTGGCCAATGATGCAACCACCGATGAGTCGACGGCAAAACATTTGCCAGAGGAATGA